The following coding sequences lie in one Myxococcus xanthus genomic window:
- a CDS encoding CHAT domain-containing protein produces MSSVCDNLERFVDGEMLPADAENFRHHLARCAACESRMKELLALELLSDDALNSPGPERLGATSRWRNKSWLMVVPLALAAGLAALVLVPQTQPTDAAPELWLAEAATRPLEVRLTHPGADGHRPYQVMRSGTGARPQALALRELARLEEAADHRGIASAFLLRGDLAQASAFLDKLPASADLDTDRAALALQQDEPEKALVLLERALKRKPRHAQALWNQALALQRLGLSLRAAESFEQVAQLGERGWSDEAAQRAQALRNAAEQERKDWKGMRQDCQRMVDGGAPLSTAQAETLPGMARVCLYNALRAAASPERVESLHPLAVVLDRKEDGTHLEDALRRTARRDFSARTPLASEYARLTRGEVKGAALESFLSRLREARQEDLLLGALAYADPRQFPDEYRALALETKDPWFALLAEERQARADALADAPQRARERLQAAVKTCTASGRQLYRCMLMQRELGLVMARLHRPVDARARFVGALRAARDSREWGSQRNLLQDLGQVARTQGDLVLARAYVEELLLQTPEGCADSEVALTSLALAHHRALDVAGARELLDRAIQCSQKPSMARLALLADLARTPFRKPEDARLLEQGLGALRDSGTQDAGDLALLRHIEGRFYLEQDAHRGQALLRQALADTTKLPAANVSARKARVYSYTSLIFDAGRTGELAQGLALFSEEHAMPAPERCVLGVTVDDERTFVVARDAEGRLLGHHDTGRTAPLEGVEGLVPGAVVKALRACPSVDILARPPVQGRAGLLPSDIAWSYRVGGLPNTPPSQAKAQRLIVTDVLAPASLHLPTLRAWNPASDTGEGRTLLRGAEATPPRVLAAMRDATEVQVHAHGIIDPSVADASVLVLSPEATGGRFALTTGDLKGQRLRGRPVVLLAACYAGHTSAYLHENFGLPLAFIESGARAVLAATQEIPDDEAHAFFEPVLARIREGVPATVALRDERQAWLRRHASSWVQQVLLFE; encoded by the coding sequence ATGAGCAGCGTCTGCGACAACCTGGAGCGTTTCGTCGACGGGGAGATGCTCCCCGCGGACGCGGAGAACTTCCGCCACCACCTGGCCCGCTGCGCGGCGTGCGAGTCGCGGATGAAGGAGCTGCTCGCCCTGGAGTTGCTCTCCGACGACGCGCTGAACAGCCCGGGGCCGGAGCGCCTCGGCGCGACTTCGCGCTGGAGGAACAAGTCCTGGCTCATGGTGGTGCCGCTCGCGCTCGCCGCGGGCCTGGCCGCGCTCGTGCTGGTCCCCCAGACGCAGCCCACCGACGCCGCCCCCGAGCTCTGGCTGGCGGAAGCGGCCACCCGGCCCCTCGAAGTCCGCCTCACCCATCCCGGCGCGGACGGACACCGGCCCTACCAGGTGATGCGCAGCGGCACGGGCGCCCGGCCCCAGGCCCTGGCGCTGCGCGAGCTGGCCCGGCTGGAGGAAGCGGCGGACCACCGGGGCATCGCCTCGGCCTTCCTGCTGCGCGGTGACCTGGCCCAGGCCTCCGCGTTCCTCGACAAGCTGCCCGCCTCCGCCGACCTGGACACGGACCGCGCGGCCCTGGCGCTCCAACAGGATGAACCGGAGAAGGCGCTCGTCCTGCTGGAGCGCGCGCTGAAGCGGAAGCCTCGCCATGCCCAGGCGCTCTGGAACCAGGCGCTGGCGCTCCAGCGGCTCGGCCTGTCACTGCGCGCCGCGGAGTCCTTCGAACAGGTGGCGCAGCTCGGCGAGCGCGGTTGGAGCGACGAGGCCGCCCAGCGCGCCCAGGCGCTGCGAAACGCGGCGGAGCAGGAGCGGAAGGACTGGAAGGGCATGCGGCAGGACTGCCAACGCATGGTGGATGGCGGCGCGCCACTCTCCACCGCGCAGGCGGAGACACTGCCAGGCATGGCGCGCGTGTGCCTCTACAACGCCCTGCGCGCCGCTGCCTCGCCCGAGCGCGTGGAGTCCCTGCATCCCCTGGCGGTGGTGCTGGACCGCAAGGAGGACGGCACGCACCTGGAAGATGCCCTGCGTCGCACCGCGCGGCGGGACTTCTCCGCACGCACGCCCCTGGCCAGTGAGTACGCACGCCTCACCCGGGGCGAGGTGAAGGGCGCCGCGCTGGAGTCCTTCCTGTCGCGGCTGCGCGAAGCCCGGCAAGAGGACCTGCTGCTGGGCGCGCTCGCCTATGCGGACCCGCGCCAGTTCCCGGACGAGTACCGGGCGCTCGCGTTGGAGACGAAGGACCCGTGGTTCGCGCTGCTGGCCGAGGAGCGGCAGGCCCGGGCGGACGCCCTGGCGGATGCCCCGCAGCGCGCGCGGGAGCGGCTCCAGGCCGCGGTGAAGACGTGCACGGCCTCCGGGAGGCAGCTGTACCGGTGCATGTTGATGCAGCGGGAGCTGGGGCTGGTGATGGCGCGGCTGCACCGCCCCGTCGATGCACGCGCCCGCTTCGTGGGCGCCCTGCGCGCCGCGCGCGACAGCCGGGAGTGGGGTTCTCAGCGGAACCTGCTCCAGGACTTGGGACAGGTAGCCCGGACGCAGGGAGACCTGGTGCTGGCCCGGGCCTACGTGGAGGAGCTGCTGCTCCAGACGCCCGAGGGCTGCGCGGACTCCGAGGTGGCGCTCACCAGCCTGGCGCTCGCGCACCACCGCGCGCTGGATGTCGCGGGTGCCCGGGAGCTGCTCGACCGGGCCATCCAGTGCAGTCAAAAGCCCTCCATGGCGCGGCTGGCCCTGCTGGCCGACCTGGCCCGCACGCCCTTCCGTAAGCCGGAGGACGCGCGGCTGCTGGAGCAGGGCCTGGGGGCGCTGCGCGATTCGGGCACGCAGGACGCGGGGGACCTCGCGCTGCTGCGCCACATCGAGGGACGCTTCTACCTGGAGCAGGACGCGCACAGGGGGCAGGCGCTGTTACGGCAGGCGCTGGCCGACACAACCAAGCTGCCGGCGGCGAACGTGAGCGCGCGCAAGGCCCGCGTCTACAGCTACACGTCACTCATCTTCGACGCGGGCCGGACGGGCGAACTGGCGCAGGGGCTGGCCCTCTTCTCCGAGGAGCACGCCATGCCCGCACCGGAGCGCTGCGTGCTGGGCGTCACGGTGGACGACGAGCGGACCTTCGTCGTGGCCCGGGACGCGGAGGGACGCCTCCTCGGCCACCACGACACCGGCCGGACGGCGCCGCTGGAAGGCGTCGAAGGCCTGGTGCCCGGCGCGGTGGTGAAGGCCCTGCGCGCCTGCCCCAGCGTGGACATCCTCGCGAGGCCGCCGGTGCAGGGGCGCGCGGGGCTGCTGCCGTCCGATATCGCCTGGTCCTACCGGGTGGGCGGCCTGCCCAATACGCCGCCGTCCCAAGCGAAGGCCCAGCGGCTCATCGTGACGGACGTGCTGGCGCCCGCGTCGCTGCACCTGCCCACGCTGCGCGCGTGGAACCCGGCCAGCGACACGGGCGAGGGCCGCACCCTGCTCCGCGGAGCCGAGGCCACGCCGCCGCGCGTCCTCGCCGCCATGCGGGATGCAACCGAGGTGCAGGTCCACGCGCACGGCATCATCGACCCGTCGGTGGCGGATGCCTCCGTCCTCGTGCTCTCACCGGAGGCCACGGGCGGGCGCTTCGCGCTCACCACGGGCGACCTGAAGGGACAGCGGCTGCGGGGCCGGCCGGTGGTGCTGCTCGCGGCCTGCTACGCGGGCCATACCAGCGCGTACCTGCATGAGAACTTCGGACTGCCGCTGGCCTTCATCGAATCCGGAGCGCGGGCCGTCCTCGCCGCCACGCAGGAGATTCCCGACGACGAAGCGCACGCCTTCTTCGAGCCCGTCCTCGCGCGGATTCGCGAAGGCGTCCCCGCGACCGTGGCCCTGCGCGACGAACGTCAGGCATGGTTGCGGCGACACGCCAGCTCCTGGGTCCAGCAGGTGCTCCTCTTCGAGTAG
- a CDS encoding AAA family ATPase: MMRGPEAGRAGEAAEPGDGDSQAPSSTRELHVEYDDAPPPEAAPPQRVGSVPRWRNTFQAPEPRREEEVALRRTETAVRVEPPQAPEPTEEKADVARAPNPLLLVSRMARGREGGEDVPSRDVSAPEDVSPAEREAMRAAVATGKRRELWAPPAYLPEDLREALLSERSQYRAQLLQDVREVSLQGPGVLSLIPRPAADPDWSGGSVLGFLGEECVFGGDVVHLDFESGRVFAAPSHGDDVDRRALTADRWCYRPYDFAEALCAAASAYEERQDALAESLSRACGEAPPVSLTPRDEALIPADRLWRQPWGCIWGPPGTGKTTAVADLIARALRAFPGERILAVAPTNRAADELVLRVSALLEREPIPLRPLARSIFRGGTGASEALVKLPTVMLEDTKGGKLRASIEERERELILQRVRGGPAHELAKLQAELRGLRGKVKDPTLKEVEKGDCPLVVVTVHRALRLVSELEGKRHFARLVVDEAGMVTRAATALMGPLAERVTLAGDPKQIGPVSRAAEGAGKGTQKWLRGSGLSHLEDAVKDAARADVLLLRTQHRMHPDIAKVVSHFCYGGALEDGDVVKQRAERPAPVASFPAVRAGWVVLDGLTRDSKRLTHGRGETGSGYQRELSANLAVSLAREAVRSGLSVLCVTPYRAQAALLRRLGNAAGLRGDVFSASTIHRQQGTQYDVVLVDTVAGGRPFPPHTLVPMLNVAASRAKDYLLVLASRDEARAATIPQRFLSLLPRLRVHPGEPLRLEPLPVPQRAPPPPPPPVPVDLGAEISGARPGKPLFTHEQVSLFERRFDDGHHLVRGVAGSGKTYVLAHWVARYLLEHSEAQVLVSFFNRALAPLVDKLLVEALAQRAGRLRVRELRARVTVRHVGALRRHAPASFDGVFVDEAQDMDAKALAMLHALVRPDTLPDGREVRCFQLFMDDSQNVYGQVPIDALKEQLPEGLSFRGRTRVLKETFRATRDILDVAFNVVLDPLRQHAAAEPGMREYMKVGELAREGLVWLPEETLEGLFRVQSTERGGVLPQVRGFASSASEARQVAREVARLIREEGVHPSDILVVAPVMPSQYTEALKRAGVPAEAYGGKGGRNVTDFRVSGVDHVRATTVFSCKGHECPIVFFAGLDALDTAEQWMAGARERSARENERIRRAMFYVGATRAMKRQYLTGVKGARFLRVAATYVETLSGLVPAAPSPEGASGADAR, encoded by the coding sequence ATGATGCGTGGGCCGGAGGCGGGACGGGCGGGCGAGGCGGCGGAGCCCGGAGACGGGGACTCGCAGGCGCCATCGTCCACGCGTGAGTTGCATGTCGAGTACGACGATGCGCCTCCGCCCGAAGCCGCTCCGCCCCAGCGGGTAGGTTCAGTGCCGCGCTGGCGCAACACGTTCCAGGCACCCGAGCCGCGTCGTGAGGAGGAGGTGGCGCTGCGGCGCACCGAGACCGCGGTGCGTGTGGAGCCACCCCAGGCACCCGAGCCCACCGAGGAGAAGGCGGACGTGGCCCGGGCCCCGAATCCGTTGCTGCTCGTTTCCCGGATGGCGCGAGGACGGGAAGGCGGAGAGGACGTTCCGTCCCGGGATGTCTCCGCGCCAGAGGACGTCAGCCCCGCGGAGCGCGAGGCGATGCGCGCCGCGGTGGCCACCGGGAAGCGCCGCGAGCTCTGGGCTCCGCCCGCGTATCTTCCGGAGGACCTGCGGGAGGCGCTGCTGTCCGAGCGCAGCCAATACCGAGCGCAGCTGCTGCAGGACGTGCGCGAGGTCAGCCTCCAGGGGCCGGGGGTGCTGTCGCTCATCCCGCGACCGGCGGCGGACCCGGACTGGTCGGGAGGTTCGGTGCTCGGCTTCCTGGGGGAGGAGTGCGTCTTCGGCGGAGACGTCGTCCACCTGGATTTCGAATCGGGGCGGGTGTTCGCCGCGCCCAGCCACGGTGATGACGTGGACCGCCGCGCGCTGACCGCGGACCGCTGGTGCTACCGGCCCTATGACTTCGCAGAGGCTTTGTGCGCGGCGGCCTCCGCTTACGAAGAGCGGCAGGACGCCCTCGCTGAGTCTCTGAGCCGCGCCTGTGGGGAGGCGCCTCCGGTCTCTCTGACGCCTCGGGACGAGGCCCTGATTCCGGCCGACCGGCTGTGGCGCCAGCCCTGGGGCTGCATCTGGGGACCTCCCGGTACGGGTAAGACGACGGCCGTGGCGGACCTCATCGCGCGGGCGCTGCGCGCCTTCCCGGGTGAGCGCATCCTCGCCGTGGCGCCCACCAACCGCGCCGCGGACGAGCTGGTCCTCCGCGTCAGCGCGCTGTTGGAGCGCGAGCCCATTCCGCTGCGGCCCCTGGCGCGCAGCATCTTCCGTGGCGGCACCGGCGCGAGCGAGGCGCTGGTGAAGCTGCCCACCGTCATGCTGGAGGACACCAAGGGCGGCAAGCTGCGCGCCAGCATCGAGGAGCGGGAGCGGGAGCTCATCCTCCAGCGGGTGCGAGGCGGTCCCGCCCATGAGCTGGCCAAGCTCCAGGCGGAGCTGCGCGGGCTGCGCGGCAAGGTGAAGGACCCCACGCTCAAGGAAGTGGAGAAGGGGGACTGCCCGCTGGTGGTGGTCACCGTGCACCGCGCGCTGCGTCTGGTGTCGGAGCTGGAGGGAAAGCGGCACTTCGCGCGGCTGGTGGTGGACGAGGCCGGCATGGTGACCCGCGCGGCCACCGCGTTGATGGGGCCGCTGGCGGAGCGGGTGACGCTGGCGGGTGACCCGAAGCAGATTGGCCCGGTGAGCCGCGCCGCGGAGGGCGCGGGCAAGGGCACGCAGAAGTGGCTTCGCGGCAGCGGGCTGTCGCACCTGGAAGACGCGGTGAAGGACGCGGCGCGCGCGGACGTATTGCTGCTGCGCACCCAGCACCGCATGCACCCGGACATCGCGAAGGTGGTGAGCCACTTCTGCTACGGCGGCGCGCTGGAGGATGGCGACGTCGTCAAGCAGCGCGCGGAGCGGCCCGCCCCGGTGGCCTCGTTCCCCGCGGTGCGCGCGGGCTGGGTGGTGCTGGACGGGCTCACGCGAGATTCGAAGCGCCTTACGCACGGACGCGGGGAGACGGGCTCCGGCTACCAGCGCGAGCTGTCCGCCAACCTCGCCGTGTCCCTGGCGCGCGAGGCGGTGCGCTCCGGCCTCAGCGTCTTGTGTGTCACGCCCTACCGCGCGCAGGCCGCGCTGCTGCGCCGGCTGGGCAATGCCGCGGGTCTGCGCGGGGACGTCTTCAGCGCGTCCACCATCCATCGCCAGCAGGGCACCCAGTATGACGTGGTGCTGGTGGACACCGTCGCCGGAGGGAGGCCCTTTCCTCCCCACACGCTGGTGCCCATGCTCAACGTGGCCGCCAGCCGCGCGAAGGACTATCTGCTGGTCCTGGCCTCGCGCGACGAGGCCCGCGCCGCCACCATTCCCCAGCGCTTCCTGTCGCTGCTGCCGCGCCTTCGCGTGCACCCCGGTGAGCCGCTGCGCCTGGAGCCGCTGCCCGTGCCGCAGCGCGCGCCGCCGCCACCACCCCCGCCGGTGCCGGTGGACCTGGGCGCGGAAATCTCGGGCGCGCGGCCTGGCAAGCCCCTCTTCACACACGAGCAGGTGTCCCTCTTCGAGCGCCGCTTCGACGACGGGCACCACCTGGTGCGGGGCGTGGCGGGCAGCGGCAAGACGTACGTGCTGGCGCATTGGGTGGCGCGCTACCTGCTGGAGCACTCCGAAGCGCAGGTGCTGGTGTCCTTCTTCAACCGTGCGCTGGCCCCGCTGGTGGACAAGTTGTTGGTGGAGGCGCTGGCCCAGCGCGCGGGCCGCTTGCGGGTGCGCGAGCTGCGCGCGCGGGTGACGGTGCGGCACGTGGGGGCGCTGCGCCGTCATGCGCCCGCCTCCTTCGACGGCGTCTTCGTGGACGAGGCGCAGGACATGGACGCCAAGGCGCTGGCCATGCTCCACGCGCTGGTGCGTCCGGACACGCTGCCGGACGGGCGCGAGGTGCGCTGCTTCCAGCTCTTCATGGACGACTCGCAGAACGTCTATGGCCAGGTGCCCATCGACGCGCTCAAGGAGCAGCTGCCTGAAGGGCTGTCGTTCCGTGGCCGCACCCGCGTCCTCAAGGAGACGTTCCGCGCCACCCGGGACATCCTCGACGTGGCCTTCAACGTGGTGCTGGACCCGCTGCGCCAGCACGCCGCGGCCGAGCCCGGCATGCGCGAATACATGAAGGTGGGCGAACTGGCGCGCGAGGGGCTCGTCTGGCTTCCGGAGGAGACGCTGGAAGGCCTCTTCCGCGTGCAGTCCACCGAGCGCGGCGGCGTGCTGCCCCAGGTGCGCGGCTTCGCTTCCAGCGCCAGCGAGGCGCGGCAGGTGGCTCGCGAGGTGGCCCGCCTCATCCGCGAGGAGGGTGTCCACCCCAGTGACATTCTCGTGGTGGCCCCCGTCATGCCCTCCCAGTACACGGAGGCGCTCAAGCGCGCGGGCGTGCCCGCGGAGGCCTACGGCGGCAAGGGTGGGCGCAACGTGACGGACTTCCGCGTCAGCGGCGTGGACCACGTGCGCGCCACCACGGTGTTCTCCTGCAAGGGGCACGAATGCCCCATCGTCTTCTTCGCGGGCCTGGACGCGCTGGACACCGCGGAGCAGTGGATGGCCGGTGCCCGCGAGCGCTCGGCCCGGGAGAACGAGCGCATCCGCCGCGCCATGTTCTACGTGGGCGCGACGCGCGCGATGAAGCGGCAGTATCTCACCGGAGTGAAGGGCGCGCGCTTCCTCCGCGTGGCCGCCACCTACGTGGAGACGTTGAGCGGGCTCGTGCCGGCGGCTCCATCCCCCGAGGGAGCCTCGGGGGCGGACGCGCGGTAG